The Gadus morhua chromosome 16, gadMor3.0, whole genome shotgun sequence DNA window GTTATATCATCATTTGTTCAGGGTCAAATGTATTTGCTATCACAAATGAATGTCCAAAAAAAAGGAGatccaaaaacaacaataaacacattCCCGAggttatgttaaaaaaaacactagCTTGTGCTTCTGGCGTCAGACCAGCTAGTCCTCATTGACCTTCACTCATTCACCACAGGAATGGTACGAGGCTGTCTGGCCTCACCAGAACACACCATTACTGGAGTACATCTTCTAGGTCTTTCTATGTACACAGGGCATACGTACACTTAGATCTTTCTTGGTTCCGACCAGGAAAATCTGAATGTTTGTGGGATCGTTTTCTTTCATGGCGTCAATAAGCCACTGCCTGTGTTGAAGGAGTAAAAGTACATTTTTAAACACAATTTGAttagaaatatataattatattccaAATGATATAATCATATTCAATATTATACTTACTTTGTGTGGCTCAAGCTGGCCACGTCATTTACATCGAAAACAATAATGACAGCTGAGGAAAAATGATTCAGCACATTATTATCTGCATTGAGAAAACAATGAAATCTGAAATAATTAGGGGGACAATCCCAATGCATTCATCATCAAATAGGTTTGTACGTCAGTTAGGACAAATTATATCACTGCCAAGCATTGCTCATTTATcatcacatacgcacacataaagatttttaGTAGTATAGAAAGTAACACTGATTGAATTTGTTGGACCTTTCTCGAAGTCCAAATGAAAAAGATGGCTTCTCTTTATTCAACATAGACATAGATTTatcatttcgtttttttgtgaAACCAACAGACTTTAAATTTTGGTCTTACTTTGCGCCCCTCTGTAGTACGTGGAAGCAATGCACTTAAACCTCTCCTGTCCTGCAGTGTCCCACCTGGAAGCAAATACACAGCCAATGTTACAGCCCATACccctacacacgcacgcgcacacacacacacacacacgtttattaATGCTACGTTACTGTAGGTAAGCACTGTATTAGACTCACAACTGCAGACTGAATGGCACCCCCAGCACCTCAAATCGCTCCATCTCAAAGTCAACGCCAATGGTGGCCTTGTAGTTCTTGTCGAAGGCATCCTTGCAGAACCTGAATGATAGAAGATGAGTGTCAGTCAAGTCAAACTGTTGTTATGCCATTCTCACTCTCAAGCCATCAAAACATACTGAAAGAACAATTGGTAATAGATAGGCGTGTCCATTGCAACAAATAAAACCGCTGTTACTGTATGTGGCAGCAGTAAAATGGGAAATGCATCAAATATTTCGAGTCAAACCTCAAATTCTGTTTACCTGTTAATAAGACAGGTTTTTCCCACTGCCAGATCCCCAACCACAATCACCTTGGATATCTTAAACCTAGTCACAGCGGAGAGAAAAGGTAAGCATCACCTGAAGCCAATGTCCATCGGCCTCCCCAAAAAACGGTGGTTTAATTAGTAGTCACCCCACAGTCCCGGTGCGTTGCTCCTGACATGCCGTCCTCACTTTCTTGGTGAACTCATCCTTGGTGTGCAGAGCAGCGTCTTTACTGTAACACTAGACAAGACAAACAGCCTTCTTTGTAGCCGTGCTGTGAACGTGTCAGAGTATGGGTTTGTAAACCCCTGCAGCATGCaagtaatataataataataatggcgtACCTTGGGTAGCTCAGCGATTATCCGGTCCTTTCGGACGGGAGGAAGAACACTCATGGAGGAGACCCGGTAAGACATGGGGCATCCGAGGAGATCTCATAAGCAAGTCATATAGTCTGCTGGGTgagagacacaaagaaagaaagagatcgTAGGCATATGTGTAGCTAATTGTAACGAATTCGTCGTATAGTTAGACGAATTCATGCCACGATGAACAGTGAATGATATACCACCACGAGTGGGTCTACTTGTTGCCGTTAATCCCATTGTCCAACAAAGCCCCGAAAAGTGCAGTATTGACGAAAGGTTATGCCTACAAAAAACCTTTGAATGATCGCAATGGTGACACATTATACATACAAGGTCAACGTTACAATTACCGACTGATTACGACTCTAGTATCCCAAACGATCAGTTCTGATAAAGTTGAGGAAGATGTTCCTCCACGAATCACTACAAAATGGTAGGGTATACGTACAGTAGGCTTGTGGAAACGGGGCATCCGTATGAGTTTAGCGCATGTAATAATCCCACAAATGTAGAGACGATCAATCCACATACAGAAGATCAATCCACACAGGGAATGATAGAGGAAATGTACCGCTGACTCAGTTCCCCCGTTCTCGTCTCAGGACGGGATGCCGGGAAAGGGATGCTTCAAACGGGTGTTATTCtcgagagggagggcgggactttcaggaCCATGGGATTGACGATGAGAGACgagatagagagggatggatTTTCTAGAGGGATATCCGTTCCGTTACAGGCTTTGGTTATTGCTTTGTCAACTCTTTGTAACGAAGTCCATAACTAATTTGTCTGTCGTCGTTGTGGTTTTTATTGTTATTCTTGACTTTAATATTCTCGCTCATGGGGACTGTTGCCTGGCGCACACAGGACATAGTAAGAGACCGGAAATTTGCGTTGCGGTAGGCCGGGATAACACAAAAATTCCGGATACTCTCTCAGCGTAGTTCGCCCCTGGGCTCATTTTCCTGCTGGAATTTTGAGGAGCCCAAGGAGATGAGCAGCCGTTTTCTTGGTCCCCTGCTGgcgaaaataaatatatttacgtTTTGTTCAATTTCTTTGTGCTTGGATTCTTAAGTTCTCTAAAAACATTttgagaaaatatatataatatttggcCTTAGAAGTTAAACTTTGAATTAATTCAAAGTTGAACTTCAAAGGCCAAATATGCATAGGCTTACAATGAATTCTGGGGTCAAGAGAGGATGCTATAAgaacacactattataataCTTTTAAAATAATATGTACTCCATCGCTTCATCAGGATGTTCTTGTATTGACGATTGTATGGAGTAAAAGATTACCACAGAAAGATGGAAAAAGGCACTTTTGCTCCCATATTTGAGCCCCAAAAGCGCGTATGATTAGTATGGTTACTGGCATATGAAGAAAGTAAACTTTCAGTGATTATCAGTCACACTGTCACTGACGTCACTGATTCACGACATTCCTGTTGCTGGACATTAGTTATGGAAACACAATATAACTATAACTGGCCTTGTGTTTGAGGTTGCTCTTTTTGGCTAAGGGGGCAGGAAAAGGCCAGGGGCTCAACCTCCAATATCCGGTATACACCCATGGGTCTGTGCATGTGCCAAAGCATGTGGGCTGGTTCAGGTTTGACTCAGGGATTTCATCGTATACTTCAAAGGATGTTATAAACCCAGTAGTCATTTTTTTATGCGTTATGATAGCGTGTTTGGTTTGATGGTGGATTCAAGGAGCAGTGGTTTGCAGTACGTCATTTTATTTCACCTAAATGTGTCTTGGTTTTTGTTTTGGTATGTCATTGATTGCTTAGCCTTTCAATTAGGAAATAAGTCAAATTGGCTGTAGCTGtagaccagtggttcccaaactaTGGTACGCGACGCGGTATCAAGTGGTACGCAGaggaattagaaaaaaaaaatcgttagATTAAAA harbors:
- the rab34a gene encoding ras-related protein Rab-34a, producing MSYRVSSMSVLPPVRKDRIIAELPKCYSKDAALHTKDEFTKKVRTACQEQRTGTVGFKISKVIVVGDLAVGKTCLINRFCKDAFDKNYKATIGVDFEMERFEVLGVPFSLQLWDTAGQERFKCIASTYYRGAQTVIIVFDVNDVASLSHTKQWLIDAMKENDPTNIQIFLVGTKKDLSSPAQYALIEKDAIKVSQEMKAEYWALSSLTGENVKEFFFRVATLAFEANLLAELEKSGTRQIADIVKINSNSNNLNASSKKKQPNCCQ